In Castanea sativa cultivar Marrone di Chiusa Pesio chromosome 6, ASM4071231v1, a single window of DNA contains:
- the LOC142641678 gene encoding putative receptor-like protein kinase At5g24010: MEKFPLFPLFVLYFLYLLLFSSAYTLQNKYFINCGSKTNVTVNGRNFVGDSNSSSLSFSVGPSSTVSDTNSSTNNSLYQTARIFTNSSLYEFDIIDKGTYYVRIHFFPFVSSRTNLADALFDVSASDFYLLSNFTLQNNSNSPVIEEFLLTINGSKFSIHFTPHKNSFAFVSAIEVFLTPPKFTTDGFTHVTPIGQNSDYYGIPSQVFQTIHRVNVGGPKTNDTLWRNWIPDDEYLLSAGSAKTCATYNGTLIYDVLGGTNYSAPDLVYRTCKELNLTVNKGSNSSNITWQFGVSKSSRHMVRLHFCDIINQYPDLLKFNLYIYSNFSQMIYPSEKKDQVAAPFYWDFVVDSDNSGYMNISVGPREDSITKTAYLNGVEIMEFIKESDFVHIPGNQKKLIFVVVGTVFGMTFVFILVVLFLLKRMRAKHDDGVGSKPEVHLGKGSTNASLVRNLNLKLKMPLLEVQGATHNFDSKRLVGEGGFGKVYEGSLQNGMKVAVKRSDSKHGQGLPEFKTEILVLSRIRHRHLVSLIGYCDEGSEMILVYEFMEKGSLREHLYDSNGNSSQRSAKRPTLTWKQRLEICIGAAKGLHYLHTCLLGGIIHRDVKSTNILLNEHYVAKVADFGLSRSGPDDPEHFSVGIKGSFGYVDPEYFRSFQFTDKSDVYSFGVVLLEVLCARPAIIDSPKREEVNLAEWGMLWQKEGQLEKIIDPPLVGDINPNSLRKFGETAVGCLKENGAERPTMLDVLWDLEYALQLQKTAMQGVPHGDSTTNAILGLHLTQNLGLLPDIILDEGGVECNEEPLRGDNGSDISGVFSQIEIDGAR; the protein is encoded by the coding sequence ATGGAAAAGTTTCCCCTTTTCCCTCTCTTCGTTCTATATTTCCTTTATCTTCTACTTTTCTCATCAGCTTACACCCTTCAAAATAAGTACTTCATCAATTGTGGATCAAAGACCAACGTTACTGTCAATGGTAGGAACTTTGTCGGTGACTCGAATTCAAGCTCACTTTCATTCTCTGTTGGACCAAGCTCTACTGTAAGTGACACCAACTCATCAACAAATAACTCTCTTTATCAAACTGCAAGAATATTCACAAATTCATCTTTGTATGAGTTTGATATCATTGACAAGGGCACCTACTATGTACGTATCCATTTCTTTCCTTTCGTGTCTAGTAGGACTAATCTGGCTGATGCTCTATTTGATGTTTCGGCTTCTGATTTTTATCTGCTATCAAATTTTACTCTTCAAAACAATAGTAATTCACCAGTGATTGAGGAATTCTTACTTACTATCAATGGAAGCAAGTTCAGCATCCACTTCACTCCTCATAAGAACTCCTTTGCTTTCGTTAGCGCCATAGAAGTCTTTCTTACCCCACCGAAGTTCACCACTGATGGTTTCACTCATGTTACTCCTATTGGGCAAAATAGTGATTACTATGGTATACCGTCTCAGGTTTTTCAGACAATTCACAGGGTCAATGTTGGAGGTCCAAAGACTAATGACACACTGTGGAGGAATTGGATACCTGATGATGAGTATCTACTTTCTGCAGGATCTGCAAAAACATGTGCTACTTATAATGGTACGCTTATCTATGATGTTCTTGGAGGAACTAATTATAGTGCCCCGGATCTTGTCTACAGGACTTGCAAAGAATTGAACTTAACTGTCAACAAGGGATCAAATTCTTCTAACATAACTTGGCAATTTGGTGTGAGTAAGAGTTCCAGGCATATGGTTAGGCTGCACTTTTGTGATATCATTAACCAATATCCTGATCTTCTCAAGTTCAATCTCTATATTTATAGCAATTTCAGTCAGATGATATATCCTTCCGAAAAAAAAGATCAGGTGGCAGCTCCATTTTACTGGGACTTTGTGGTTGATTCAGATAATTCAGGATATATGAACATAAGTGTCGGGCCTAGGGAAGATTCTATAACTAAAACTGCATATCTGAATGGGGTGGAGATAATGGAATTTATTAAAGAATCAGACTTTGTCCATATTCCAGGCAATCAAAAGAAACTAATTTTTGTTGTGGTAGGTACAGTTTTTGGTATGACCTTCGTTTTCATTTTGGTAGTACTGTTCTTGTTAAAACGCATGAGAGCAAAGCATGATGATGGGGTGGGTTCAAAGCCAGAGGTTCATCTTGGAAAAGGATCGACGAATGCCTCCCTCGTTCGtaatttaaatttgaagttGAAGATGCCTCTTCTTGAAGTACAAGGTGCTACTCATAATTTTGATTCCAAACGGTTGGTAGGTGAGGGTGGGTTTGGGAAAGTTTATGAAGGAAGTCTTCAGAATGGCATGAAAGTGGCTGTGAAGCGAAGTGATTCAAAGCATGGCCAGGGCCTTCCAGAATTCAAAACAGAAATCTTGGTTTTATCCAGAATTCGCCATCGCCATCTTGTTTCCTTGATTGGATATTGTGATGAAGGGTCTGAGATGATACTGGTCTATGAATTTATGGAAAAGGGAAGTCTGAGAGAACATTTGTATGATTCCAATGGGAACTCTTCTCAGAGATCAGCTAAAAGGCCCACATTGACCTGGAAGCAAAGGCTTGAGATTTGTATTGGTGCAGCAAAAGGCCTTCATTACCTTCACACTTGCTTACTTGGGGGAATCATCCACCGTGATGTTAAGTCAACAAACATATTGTTGAATGAACATTATGTTGCAAAAGTTGCAGATTTTGGTCTTTCAAGATCTGGTCCTGATGATCCAGAACATTTCAGTGTTGGCATAAAAGGTAGCTTTGGTTATGTGGATCCTGAATATTTTAGGTCCTTTCAGTTCACAGACAAGTCTGATGTCTACTCCTTTGGTGTAGTACTTCTTGAAGTGCTTTGTGCCAGACCTGCTATTATTGACTCACCGAAGAGGGAGGAGGTGAACTTAGCTGAATGGGGGATGTTATGGCAAAAGGAAGGACAACTTGAAAAGATTATCGACCCGCCTTTGGTGGGAGACATTAACCCTAATTCATTGAGAAAATTTGGTGAAACAGCTGTGGGATGTTTGAAGGAAAATGGAGCTGAAAGGCCTACTATGCTTGATGTGCTGTGGGACTTGGAATATGCATTGCAGCTTCAAAAAACTGCAATGCAAGGAGTACCACATGGGGACAGCACAACAAATGCGATTTTGGGATTGCATTTGACTCAAAATTTGGGTTTGCTTCCTGATATCATCCTTGATGAGGGAGGTGTTGAATGTAATGAAGAGCCCTTAAGAGGGGATAATGGTTCGGATATAAGTGGAGTTTTCTCTCAAATAGAGATTGATGGTGCAAGATGA
- the LOC142641679 gene encoding uncharacterized protein At2g39795, mitochondrial-like — MAFTSILRKSASSLTTLASQLVRGQRNYHCALFTAITHSSLSPSVPNLHYSSVSNKHSSDESLLPLIQSKIQCLKETDGHDRVEQITSDFPFEIMDNPGLQTLTLKRKYQGEEIEVEVHMPDIFTGENNDHHDGNDNSEKPSLSILPLVVSVSKQIKPSREDRLLFYPCRLEVSDRHSLEFSCISYPDEIEIDSLVFKLPEISDDENTYEGPSFVDLDKDLQKAFKRYLRIRGIKPSTFNFLHEYMINKHSKEDLIWMKKLKKFFEA; from the exons ATGGCTTTCACTTCCATTCTTCGTAAGTCGGCTTCTTCTTTGACCACACTTGCAAGTCAACTCGTTCGCGGCCAGAGAAATTACCACTGTGCCCTCTTCACAGCCATAACCCACTCCTCTTTGAGCCCTTCGGTTCCCAACCTTCACTACTCTTCTGTTTCGAATAAGCACAGCTCTGATGAGTCCCTTCTACCTTTGATTCAGTCTAAGATTCAATGCTTGAAGGAGACTGATGGTCATGACCGg GTTGAACAGATTACAAGTGATTTTCCTTTTGAAATCATGGATAATCCAGGGCTTCAAACTCTAACACTGAAAAGAAAATACCAAGGTGAAGAGATAGAAGTTGAAGTTCACATGCCTGATATATTTACTGGTGAAAATAATGATCATCATGATGGGAATGATAACAGTGAAAAGCCCAGTCTATCTATCTTGCCACTAGTTGTTAGTGTCTCTAAGCAGATAAAACCTAGTCGAGAAGACCGTTTACTTTTTTACCCATGTAGGCTTGAGGTTAGTGACAGACATAGTCTAGAGTTCAGTTGCATTTCTTACCCTGATGAAATTGAGATTGACAGCTTGGTATTTAAACTTCCTGAAATTTCTGATGATGAGAATACCTATGAGGGCCCTAGCTTCGT TGATTTGGATAAGGACCTGCAGAAGGCTTTCAAAAGGTATTTGAGAATAAGAGGAATCAAGCCCAGCACATTTAATTTCTTGCACGAGTACATGATCAATAAGCACAGTAAAGAAGATTTGATTTGGATGAAGAAACTTAAGAAGTTCTTTGAAGCCTGA
- the LOC142640052 gene encoding uncharacterized protein LOC142640052, with the protein MAGDPSRRNQNLYCTYHRDKGHTIEQCRVLKDHLEQLVKAGHLKEFLVETGNREAGQEDQLRRNPLPPLLGVIEGSGADVMYPDLYRGLGLKKEDLSKYDTPLMGFDGHMVNPEGKISLPVNMGDKEVVVTFIVVASFSPYTAILGRPWIHNMGLYRPPCT; encoded by the exons ATGGCTGGTGACCCATCAAGAAGAAACCAGAATTTGTATTGCACCTACCACAGGGACAAAGGGCACACCATTGAGCAGTGCAGGGTGTTGAAAGATCACTTGGAACAATTGGTGAAGGCAGGGCATTTGAAAGAATTTCTGGTGGAAACAGGTAATCGGGAAGCAGGACAAGAAGATCAGCTGCGTCGCAACCCTCTCCCACCCCTTTTGGGAGTAATAGAG GGAAGTGGCGCAGACGTGATGTACCCGGATCTGTACAGGGGGCTTGGCCTGAAAAAAGAGGATTTGTCCAAGTATGATACGCCATTGATGGGGTTCGATGGGCATATGGTGAATCCGGAAGGGAAGATTTCTCTCCCGGTCAATATGGGGGATAAGGAGGTGGTGGTGACGTTCATTGTGGTCGCCTCTTTCTCGCCATACACCGCAATACTCGGAAGGCCGTGGATCCACAACATGGGGCTGTACCGTCCACCTTGCACGTAA
- the LOC142641677 gene encoding delta-1-pyrroline-5-carboxylate synthase isoform X2 — protein MALYDTLFSQLDVTSAQLLVTDNDFRDKAFRNQLSETVQSLLALKVIPIFNENDAVSTRRAPYEDSSGIFWDNDSLAALLALELKADLLVLLSDVEGLYSGPPSDPKSKLIHTYVKEKHQGGITFGDKSRVGRGGMTAKVKAAVNAAYAGIPVVITSGYAPENIIKVLQGECLGTLFHQDAHLWAPVKECSSREMAVAARESSRRLQAISSHDRRKILLDIADALQANEKLIKTENETDVATAQQAGYEKSLIARLALKPGKISSLANSIRVLANMEDPIGRILKRTELADGLVLEKTSSPLGVLLIVFESRPDALVQIASLAIRSGNGLLLKGGKEAKRSNAILHKIITDAIPDSVGGKLIGLVTSREEIPDLLKLDDVIDLVIPRGSNKLVSQIKNSTKIPVLGHADGICHVYLDKSANMDMAKRIVVDAKVDYPAACNAMETLLVHKDLSQSEGLSELIVDLRVEGVTLYGGPQASSLLNFPDAGSFHHEYNSLACTVEIVDDVYAAIDHIHQHGSAHTDCIIAEDQEVAEVFLHQVDSAAVFHNASTRFCDGARFGLGAEVGISTSRIHARGPVGVEGLLTTRWILKGSGQVVDGDKDIVYTHRDLTNES, from the exons ATGGCTCTCTATGATACATTGTTTAGTCag CTGGATGTCACATCAGCTCAGCTTCTTGTAACAGATAATGATTTTAGGGACAAAGCTTTTAGAAATCAACTTAGTGAAACTGTACAGTCATTATTAGCTCTCAAGGTTATTCcaattttcaatgaaaatgatGCAGTCAGCACCAGGAGAGCTCCATATGAG GATTCTTCTGGTATATTTTGGGATAATGACAGTTTGGCTGCTCTGCTAGCTTTGGAGCTAAAGGCTGATCTTCTTGTTTTGTTGAGTGATGTAGAGGGTCTCTATAGCGGCCCTCCAAGTGACCCAAAGTCAAAGTTAATCCATACATATGTTAAGGAAAAACATCAAGGTGGAATTACCTTTGGAGACAAGTCTAGGGTGGGAAGAGGGGGCATGACCGCAAAAGTAAAAGCTGCTGTCAATGCAGCTTATGCTGGCATCCCTGTTGTTATCACCAG TGGGTATGCTCCTGAAAACATAATTAAAGTCCTTCAAGGAGAGTGTCTTGGAACCCTCTTTCATCAAGATGCACATTTATGGGCCCCAGTTAAAGAATGTAGTTCACGTGAGATGGCAGTTGCAGCAAGGGAAAGCTCCAGGCGGCTTCAG GCCATTTCTTCACATGATAGGAGAAAAATTCTGCTGGACATAGCTGATGCCCTACAAGCAAATGAAAAACTGATTAAAACAGAAAATGAAACTGATGTTGCTACTGCACAACAGGCAGGATATGAAAAGTCCTTGATAGCTCGGCTGGCTCTAAAGCCTGGGAAG ATTTCAAGCCTTGCAAACTCAATACGTGTGCTTGCAAACATGGAAGATCCAATTGGTCGCATTCTGAAGAGAACTGAG CTTGCAGATGGACTTGTATTAGAGAAAACATCATCTCCCTTGGGTGTTCTCCTGATTGTTTTTGAGTCACGTCCTGATGCACTGGTGCAG ATTGCTTCATTAGCAATACGGAGTGGGAATGGACTTCTCCTGAAAGGAGGAAAGGAGGCCAAGCGCTCAAACGCAATCTTGCACAAG ATTATCACTGATGCCATCCCGGATAGTGTTGGTGGAAAACTTATTGGACTTGTAACTTCAAGGGAAGAGATTCCTGATCTGCTTAAG CTCGATGATGTGATTGACCTCGTAATTCCAAGGGGCAGCAATAAACTTGTATCTCAAATCAAGAATTCTACTAAAATTCCAGTTCTGGGTCATGCAG ATGGAATTTGCCATGTTTACCTTGATAAGTCTGCTAACATGGATATGGCAAAGCGAATCGTTGTGGATGCAAAAGTAGATTATCCAGCAGCCTGTAATGCAATG GAAACACTTCTTGTTCACAAGGATTTGAGTCAGAGTGAAGGACTATCTGAGCTTATTGTTGACCTTCGGGTTGAAG GTGTTACTTTATATGGTGGACCACAAGCAAGCTCCCTGCTGAATTTTCCCGATGCCGGGTCATTTCATCATGAGTACAATTCACTGGCTTGCACTGTTGAAATTGTGGATGACGTATATGCAGCCATAGATCATATACATCAACATGGAAG CGCACATACTGATTGCATCATTGCAGAAGACCAGGAAGTTGCTGAAGTTTTCCTACACCAAGTTGACAG TGCTGCTGTTTTTCACAATGCAAGTACCAGATTTTGTGATGGGGCTCGGTTTGGACTAGGTGCCGAG GTTGGGATAAGTACAAGCCGGATTCATGCTCGGGGGCCAGTTGGAGTTGAAGGACTGTTAACAACACGATG GATTCTCAAAGGAAGTGGACAAGTGGTTGATGGTGATAAAGACATAGTTTACACCCACAGGGACCTCACAAACGAGTCCTGA
- the LOC142640053 gene encoding uncharacterized protein LOC142640053 — MPSKFTRPPFNSYTGKTDLVEHVSHYIQMMSLHAHNNALMCKVFPSSLGPTALRWFNGLKKGLVHSFSELIQEFGVRFMTCSWVLQLIDALLSMKMGAGETLRKYANRYLELYNEIGGGNEKIVASTFQMGLPEESGLRESLTLRPPEDMR, encoded by the coding sequence ATGCCGAGCAAGTTCACAAGGCCTCCGTTCAACTCCTACACTGGAAAGACAGACCTGGTGGAACATGTAAGTCACTATATTCAAATGATGTCTTTACATGCCCATAACAATGctttgatgtgtaaggttttcccctcgAGCCTCGGCCCCACTGCTTTAAGGTGGTTCAACGGACTGAAGAAAGGCTTGGTCCATAGTTTCTCGGAATTGATTCAGGAGTTTGGAGTGCGGTTCATGACTTGCAGCTGGGTCCTGCAGCTCATAGACGCATTACTATCGATGAAAATGGGGGCTGGAGAAACCCTTCGCAAATATGCCAATCGATACTTGGAGTTGTACAACGAGATCGGCGGGGGAAACGAAAAGATCGTAGCAAGCACCTTTCAGATGGGATTACCCGAAGAGTCCGGGTTAAGGGAATCATTAACCCTGAGGCCTCCCGAAGACATGAGGTAG
- the LOC142641677 gene encoding delta-1-pyrroline-5-carboxylate synthase isoform X1 — translation MDGLDRSRAFLKEVKRLVIKVGTAVVTRADGRLALGRLGALCEQIKDLNTQGYEVIVVSSGAVGLGRQRLKYRRLVNSSFADLQKPQVELDGKACAAVGQNSLMALYDTLFSQLDVTSAQLLVTDNDFRDKAFRNQLSETVQSLLALKVIPIFNENDAVSTRRAPYEDSSGIFWDNDSLAALLALELKADLLVLLSDVEGLYSGPPSDPKSKLIHTYVKEKHQGGITFGDKSRVGRGGMTAKVKAAVNAAYAGIPVVITSGYAPENIIKVLQGECLGTLFHQDAHLWAPVKECSSREMAVAARESSRRLQAISSHDRRKILLDIADALQANEKLIKTENETDVATAQQAGYEKSLIARLALKPGKISSLANSIRVLANMEDPIGRILKRTELADGLVLEKTSSPLGVLLIVFESRPDALVQIASLAIRSGNGLLLKGGKEAKRSNAILHKIITDAIPDSVGGKLIGLVTSREEIPDLLKLDDVIDLVIPRGSNKLVSQIKNSTKIPVLGHADGICHVYLDKSANMDMAKRIVVDAKVDYPAACNAMETLLVHKDLSQSEGLSELIVDLRVEGVTLYGGPQASSLLNFPDAGSFHHEYNSLACTVEIVDDVYAAIDHIHQHGSAHTDCIIAEDQEVAEVFLHQVDSAAVFHNASTRFCDGARFGLGAEVGISTSRIHARGPVGVEGLLTTRWILKGSGQVVDGDKDIVYTHRDLTNES, via the exons ATGGACGGCCTCGATCGCTCTCGAGCTTTCTTGAAAGAAGTCAAGCGCCTCGTTATCAag GTAGGGACTGCTGTTGTCACTCGAGCCGATGGAAGACTAGCGCTAGGAAGACTAGGAGCACTATGCGAACAG ATTAAAGATTTGAACACTCAAGGTTACGAGGTTATTGTAGTGTCATCGGGTGCTGTCGGCCTTGGCCGCCAACGGCTTAAATACAGGAGATTAGTTAACAGCAG CTTTGCTGATCTCCAAAAACCACAAGTTGAGCTTGATGGAAAGGCATGTGCCGCTGTTGGACAAAATAGTCTTATGGCTCTCTATGATACATTGTTTAGTCag CTGGATGTCACATCAGCTCAGCTTCTTGTAACAGATAATGATTTTAGGGACAAAGCTTTTAGAAATCAACTTAGTGAAACTGTACAGTCATTATTAGCTCTCAAGGTTATTCcaattttcaatgaaaatgatGCAGTCAGCACCAGGAGAGCTCCATATGAG GATTCTTCTGGTATATTTTGGGATAATGACAGTTTGGCTGCTCTGCTAGCTTTGGAGCTAAAGGCTGATCTTCTTGTTTTGTTGAGTGATGTAGAGGGTCTCTATAGCGGCCCTCCAAGTGACCCAAAGTCAAAGTTAATCCATACATATGTTAAGGAAAAACATCAAGGTGGAATTACCTTTGGAGACAAGTCTAGGGTGGGAAGAGGGGGCATGACCGCAAAAGTAAAAGCTGCTGTCAATGCAGCTTATGCTGGCATCCCTGTTGTTATCACCAG TGGGTATGCTCCTGAAAACATAATTAAAGTCCTTCAAGGAGAGTGTCTTGGAACCCTCTTTCATCAAGATGCACATTTATGGGCCCCAGTTAAAGAATGTAGTTCACGTGAGATGGCAGTTGCAGCAAGGGAAAGCTCCAGGCGGCTTCAG GCCATTTCTTCACATGATAGGAGAAAAATTCTGCTGGACATAGCTGATGCCCTACAAGCAAATGAAAAACTGATTAAAACAGAAAATGAAACTGATGTTGCTACTGCACAACAGGCAGGATATGAAAAGTCCTTGATAGCTCGGCTGGCTCTAAAGCCTGGGAAG ATTTCAAGCCTTGCAAACTCAATACGTGTGCTTGCAAACATGGAAGATCCAATTGGTCGCATTCTGAAGAGAACTGAG CTTGCAGATGGACTTGTATTAGAGAAAACATCATCTCCCTTGGGTGTTCTCCTGATTGTTTTTGAGTCACGTCCTGATGCACTGGTGCAG ATTGCTTCATTAGCAATACGGAGTGGGAATGGACTTCTCCTGAAAGGAGGAAAGGAGGCCAAGCGCTCAAACGCAATCTTGCACAAG ATTATCACTGATGCCATCCCGGATAGTGTTGGTGGAAAACTTATTGGACTTGTAACTTCAAGGGAAGAGATTCCTGATCTGCTTAAG CTCGATGATGTGATTGACCTCGTAATTCCAAGGGGCAGCAATAAACTTGTATCTCAAATCAAGAATTCTACTAAAATTCCAGTTCTGGGTCATGCAG ATGGAATTTGCCATGTTTACCTTGATAAGTCTGCTAACATGGATATGGCAAAGCGAATCGTTGTGGATGCAAAAGTAGATTATCCAGCAGCCTGTAATGCAATG GAAACACTTCTTGTTCACAAGGATTTGAGTCAGAGTGAAGGACTATCTGAGCTTATTGTTGACCTTCGGGTTGAAG GTGTTACTTTATATGGTGGACCACAAGCAAGCTCCCTGCTGAATTTTCCCGATGCCGGGTCATTTCATCATGAGTACAATTCACTGGCTTGCACTGTTGAAATTGTGGATGACGTATATGCAGCCATAGATCATATACATCAACATGGAAG CGCACATACTGATTGCATCATTGCAGAAGACCAGGAAGTTGCTGAAGTTTTCCTACACCAAGTTGACAG TGCTGCTGTTTTTCACAATGCAAGTACCAGATTTTGTGATGGGGCTCGGTTTGGACTAGGTGCCGAG GTTGGGATAAGTACAAGCCGGATTCATGCTCGGGGGCCAGTTGGAGTTGAAGGACTGTTAACAACACGATG GATTCTCAAAGGAAGTGGACAAGTGGTTGATGGTGATAAAGACATAGTTTACACCCACAGGGACCTCACAAACGAGTCCTGA